CGACGATCTGGGACGAGACGGGTAAGCCCTTTATCGATTTCCTGGTGGGTTCCGGCGCACTCAACTACGGGCACAACAATCCGGATATTATGGCGCCGGCGATTGAATATCTCGTCGGTGAGAACATTCTTCTGTCGCTTGATATGCATACGGCGGCAAAGCGTGACTTCATTGAAGGGTTCGTCGATTGGATCCTGAAACCCAGAGGCCTTTCATACAAGATTCAGTTTCCTGGGCCGACCGGCACGAACGCCAACGAAGCGGCTCTGGCGCTGGCGCGAAAATACACCGGCCGCTCGAGCGTCATGGCCTTTACGAATGCGTTCCACGGCATGTCGCTCGGCTCTCTAGCGGTGTCGGGCTCGGCCTCAACCAGGGAACTGGGAGGCGTCGCTCGCCACGATGTGATCCGTGTTCCCTATGACGGCTATCCGAGCCAAGCTTTCGATTCCGCCAGTTACATCGACAGCGTTTTGAGCGACCCGGGGAGCGGCATAGAAAAGCCTGCCGCAATCATTCTGGAGACCATCCAGGCAGAGGGCGGCATGAACGCCGCATCCGCAGCGTGGCTCACGGAAATTCAGCGCATTTGCCGCACGCATGGCATTGTTTTTATCGTCGACGACATCCAGGCAGGTGCGGGCCGAACTGGCGACTTCTTCTCATTCGAGTCTGCAAAAATCGAACCGGATATTGTTTGTCTTTCTAAGTCCCTTAGCGGTTCAGGTAGTCCGTTGTCCATCGTTCTGATTCGACCCGACTTGGATATATGGAAGCCCGGAGAACATAGCGGGACCTTCAGAGGAAACAATTTCGCCTTCGTGACGGCAGGAGCCATGTGCAAGATGTGGTCGGATAGGAAATTTACTGCAGGTGTCGAGCGGACAGCCGTCAGGCTGCAAACGCACCTCGATCGCCTGGTTGCGAAATTTCCAAGATACATCGAACAGAAGCGCGGCCGCGGTCTGATGGCCGGCCTGAAATGCCGTTCACCGGCAGTTGTCGGCCGCGTGCACGATGTCGCATTCGAAAATGGCCTTCTTATCGAATCCTCGGGGCCAAATCGCGACGTTATCAAAGTCCTCCCGCCGATAACCATCACCGATGCCGAACTCGATCGTGGCATCACCATCCTTGAACACGCACTACAGGAGCAAGACAATGCCTAGTCAGATATCTCAAGTGCCAGCCATCTCGCCGGTTTCGATCAAAGAACGGACCGGGTCGATCAACACGGCGGAGATCATCTCGGTCCTGAAAGGTGAGCTCACCGCTCTGCACATCAAGCAAGCTTTCAGCACCGAAGTAGCAGAGGAGATCACTACGAACTTTATTGGAAGCTCCGGTCTCAGAGAGCGTAAAGATGGTGTGCCCGGACAATATGTCGGTGCATCTCACTACAGAAAGGATGCAGCCACCTATTTCGCAGACGCCGAAAACGCGCGGCCGTACGTCGATGCCCTTTTTAAGAATTTGGTTGACCCGGTTCGAGCAGTATTCGGGGCGTTGAAGCGAGAGCTTCACAACCAGGGAATCGAATTGCGGCTAGCGCGTTCCGAACACGGCCAGGCCAATGTTTGTCGCGGCCTCAGTTGGTCGGGCACAGGCACGTTTTCCTTGGATCCCCACGACGACGTCGCTCAAGTCTTACGTGCTGGCGATGATTACGAGCTTTCTGCGGTGGCGCACAATACGGTCGCAGCGCTCAACCTCTATCCCAGCATGCCTGAGGAAGGCGGCAATCTGAAGCTCTGGAGCCACAAGCCGACGGTTGCGGACCGGATATCGCAAGGTGTGGAGACCACTGGATACCCCTATTCGGCAGCCTATCTGGAGGCCGTCCCTTGCCGCGAGTTCGAGCTCAAAACTGGGGATATCGCCCTAATCGATGGCGGCTTCGTTCACGGGGTTACCGGTCAATCAGGCAACGGAAAGCGTCGCGTGCTGCTGAATTGCTTTTTCGGATTTGCGCGGCCAGATCTTGTTCTCTGGTGGACCTGAGTGGATGTCCCCGACCGCGGGTCATATCGGCCTGAGTGGGAGCGCCGCGGCGAACAGAAGCCACAAAAGCTCCTGAACCGTCTAGCAGGAGCGGGAAGTAGTCGGCGGTGGCCAGGGAGGCGCCGCCGACGTCGTCCTGATTGTGGGCGATACAGGTGCCGCCCCTCCGGTGTTCAGCTTTGATTGTGCCGATGACGGGCTCGACCGCGTGGCGGTTCCCTTGTCTCGCGATTCATTTCCGGTGTCATGTTCCACCTAGTGCTGAAAACTCCAACCTGGGCTTTGCGGCACGTTGTGCCAGGATGCGCCGGCTACTCAGGGCAGAAGAACTCTTCACCCCAGAACTGGGTATTCGGGTCTCTCCACCCAGGGCGCGCCAGCTCCTCATCCGACAGACTGAAGGTGTCTTCGGGATCATATCAGACGGCCATCAGCCGCATCGGAATTCGGCGGTTCGCAATTTGGATCACGTGAGACTGGGGAGCCAATTTACCGCAAATATGCACTTTTGAAAGGACGTCCAAATGTCTCCGGTGGAATTCACAGCGGGCGCTGCAAACGCCAGTCATTTCCGCAACACCGCTTCGGTCATTGATCGGACGCGAATGCATTTCGAACGGGCTCACCAACGTGGTCTCATGGGTGTTTACGGGCGGTCTTTAGAGGGGAGGGCGGTCATGATCACGGAGGGCGAGCGTCGAGGCGATACCATGGCCGACTACGTACGTTGTTGCTACCTCGGCTTGGACAATCATCCAGCTATCGTTGCAGGCGCGGTTGCCGCGATAAAGGAATACGGATCACTCCACTGGTCTTGTGCACGCACGCGCCTGAATTTCGGACTCGTTGGTGAACTTGAGGGATTGCTTTCCCAACTCTTTGGGGCGCGGATTATTACTTACTCGACGGTTATGATTGCCAACATGGGCGCACTGCCAATCATCGCCTCCGGACATTTAACGGGAGGTCAAAGACCTGTCATGGTGTTCGACCGTCTGGCACATGCCTCGCTTGCCTTTCATAAGCCAGTTGTGGCCGAGGAGACCCAAGTCGAGACAATTCCTCACAATGACCTCGATGCTTTGGAGCAGCTTTGCCGCAAGCATCCAATCGTCGCTTACGTCTGCGATGGCGTCTATTCGATGGGCGGCTTCGCGCCGATCGAAGGGCTTCTTGAGTTGCAGGAAAAGTATGGCCTTTTTCTTTACATCGACGACGCACACGGAATTTCACTATTTGGCGAAAGTGGCGAAGGTTTTGCGCGCTCGCAATTACCCAACGAGCTAGGTGAGCGCACGATCGTCGCGGCGTCCCTCGCCAAGGGCTTCGGCGCGTCGGGCGGCATGCTCATGCTGGGAACGGCATATCAAGAAGAGCTATTTCGTTGCTACTCCATTCCGCATGCCTTCTCGGCTTCGCCCAACGTTGCAGCTGTCGGTGCCGCTATGGCCTCGGCGAAAATCCACCGCACGAGCGAGCTCAGGGTTCGCCGAGATCAATTGATCGACCGCATCGCCCTGTTCGACGATCTCATCAACACAGATCAGCGAGGCGCTCCTCTGCCAATTCGCATGATTAATGTGGGCGATGAATTTGCGGCTATTGATTTCGCAGCACGCCTATTCGATGATGGCTTTTACACTTCCGTCACGTTCTTTCCGACGGTCGCTCGGGGCCATGCGGGCATACGCATCTGTCTTACAGCGAGTCACGATCTGTCAGACTTGGCGCGGCTCTGTAATAAGATTCAGATCCACGGACAATCCGTGTTTACCGCAACAGAGGAGCCTCACTGAACACCAAGAATTGTCAGTCGTCCGTGAACAACGAGATTAGTCAGGCTTCGAGTCCTCTCGGCTGACTGGGCTGCGATGAGAAGCCACAAAACCTGTGAACCAGTTGAGCAGGAGGGAGAAGTTGTAGCCGGCGGCGGCGTTGAGGGCGTCGCCCTGCTGGCCGGCGAGGAGTTGCGGCTCATCCGGTGCTCAGCCTTGATGTGGCCGATGCTCTATGGGCTTGCGAGCGTGTGGCCGCCATAGGGATTGCCGGGCAGCGCTTTTTGCATGCAGGGCGAACTGGCCGCCCGGACGCTTCAGCGTGGTGGCCACCGACACCTTCCCCCCGAACTCGTAGGGCATATGCGCCTTCCCTTGCCAATGCATTCCACCTCGTGCGCGTGCAGGCAGTAGATCTTGCGGACGCGCTGGCGCTGACGTTGCTGGAGAACGGTGGCGGCCTGGTAGAGCGGCCATTTGAAGAGCGCGTCCAGCCCCGCATTGCCGGCGATCTGGCGACCAATGTCGCGAATGGTCCGGCCGACATAGTCTTGAGCCTGCGCAGCGCCTTGTTGGCCCGCTTGAACTGCTTGGCGTGGGCATAGCGCTGGTGGCTGATCAGCGCCAGCTTGCCGACCCGCACATAGCTCTGGCGCAAATGGAGGCCCGTCCTCTTGGCCAGCCGCACCAGCCGCTCGCGCGCCCGGTGGATGAGCTTGGCGTCGGTCGGGAACATGACGTTCTTCGGCTGCACGGTGGTGTCGGTCCTCGGACTGATCCGGGGATCACCTGGCGCGTGTCGGCCGGCTTCATCGCCCCGGTCTTGACCGCAAGGCTGAGTCTCGCCTGCAACAGCGCCACGATCCGCTCCTCGCCCATGCGGCTGCGCCAACGCGTCATCAACGAGCGGTCGAACGGCAGCGTATGGCAAAAGAACGTCTCCCGGTGAGATACTGGAAATAGGGGTTCTCCACCCAGCGCTCGCACAGCACCTCGTCGGACAGGTTGAAGGTGTGCTTGAGGATCGCCAGCCCCGCCATCAGCCGGGTCGGCAGCGGCGGCATGCGGGGGCCGTCCGAATAGACCGCGCCAAAACGCTCCTCCAGCATCGGGCAGTCGATCGCATCCGCCAGCCGCACCAGCTCGTGCTTCATGCTGATGATCTGGTCGAGCCTGGAGCGGAACAGGTCCTGCTCTCCCGTCTCGCGCTTCTCGCGTGGCCCCGACATTCGCCGTCCCTCGATTCGCCCGCCGCCGGCCGAGCGAATCACGTTTCGGTTACAGCGTCTATGAAGCGCCCCGCCCACTTGTCTGATTCTAGGAAGGCAGACTATGTACAAAGGGCCGATTCAATTTGAATTCTAGAACAATCGTCATGCCACTCCATATGTAGCAAACCATTTAGTATGCGAAGGATGCGACACTTCCCGCTCTCGGGACTGGTCAACATGAGCTGAAAAAGGAAGGCTGCGACTTCGCAAAGCCCGGCGTGAGACTGGGCTGCTTGCGGAGCCGTCATGCCTTTGATCATCTTGTCGCAAAAAGAGCTGCCGCTCACGACCGCATCGCTCTCGGCGAATCAAAGAGCACGGAAAACGTGTATCGGATCGGGCACACTCACCATCGTAAGCTGCCATGACAGGTCGAATGTTCGCAAGTGCGACCTCGGCAAGCTGCGAGGTGGCGACCTTTACGTACAATGGCGTTGTGTTGATGCTTCGGTGCCCTAGAAGATCGACGACCTCGTTGACCGGCCTTCACTGCTTGACGAGCTGGGTAGCAAGACTGTGGCGCAGGAGATGCGCACCTGCGACTCGCCCGAGTTCAACCCCGCCATGTCGCAAACGCGCATTTGAATGCTGCCACGGGCGGCGTGAAGGACAGGAACAGATACGGACTATCCACCTTCGGTCGAGCGCGCAGGACGTAGTCGGCGAGCGCGGCGCCGGTCTCCTCGAGCGGCGGCGCCACCCGATCCCGCTTGCCCTTGGTGCGCCGGACCGATACCTCGCCAGCACGCCAGTCGATATCCTGCAGCTGAATGGCGCGTAGCTCACCGTTGCGAATGCCCGTCGTGGCGAGTAGCAGCAGGGCTCGATCGCGGATGTCGACGGGCGTCGTTGCGCCGATCGCATCGATTGTCGCCGAAGGTCATCCCATGAAGACGCGGCGGCAAATGCGCCAAACCGCTTTGATGGGTCCGCGGCTTCGGTGCCGGCGAAGCCCTCCGCCTCTACCTGCTGGCCATCCAGGCCCAGAAGCAACTGGTCCTCGGGCAGGCCCTCCGCCCTTGGCCCGAAGCGATAGCGCTGCAACTCCTTGATGATTTGGCGGAGCCTCTCATTCTCCGCACGCGCGGCCAGAAGCATCGCCTGAAGCCAAAACCTCGAGGCGTTGACGGCTGAGCACGTCCTCGCTGCTGTCGAGCATCCGCTGTCGCTATCGGCCACCACCTCCCGCCAATGAGGCGTCCTTGGAACGACGCGGCCGAGATCCTGTCATGGTGGCCTTCGGATGTGAGAAGTCGCCGCCGTGCGCGTGATGCCAGGGCTCGCTTGGCTTGACCACGGCCCTGTCCGAAGGCAGCCTGTTCCAGGCGTTCGCCATGGCCCCTAGTGCAGCAGGTCCGTAAGTTCGCGCATGCGCAGAATGTGCGGGAGTGGCCGGCGCCGCGTCCTTCGTCACTGAATGGTTTGTGCCGCCGGCCGACAGATTAAGAGGGGGCGAACTCACCGCCGTTGACATCGATGATGGCGCCGTTAATGAAGTCGGAATCCGAGCGAACAAGAAACTTAATGACGCGGCTGATGTCTTCGGGCCTGCCGAGCCGGCCGATCGGGATCCGCGCGAGTGCAGCGCGGTTTCCGGGCCTCTCGGGCGGTCCCGTCATATTGCTTAAGACACGGCCAGGGCAGATCGTGTTCACCGTGATACCAAGCCCGGCGTATTCGCTCATGATCGACCGGGCGAGCCCTGCAAGCGCGCTCTTCGAGGCAACGTAGCTCGCTCCGGCGATCTTCGGCTGCGTACGCGCCGCGAGTGAACTGATCAGGACGATACGGCCTTGCCGGGCTTCCGCCATACCGGGCAACACCTCGCGGCAACAGAGGAAGGCGCCCGTGAGGTTCACCCGGATAACATCATCCCATTTGGCAAGCGGCATATGGCCGAGAGCGACACGCTGATCGTTTGGACCTTTCGGCGAGTAGCCAGCATTGCAGACAAGCGCGGATACCGTTCCCCACCGCTCGCGGACATTGGCGAAGAACCGGCAGACGCCGCGTTCGTCACGGAGGTCGACCGTGTCGGCGTGGATATTCCAAGCTGGAAAACGGGCGCGTAGATCGACAGCGGCAGCCTCCACCCGCTCTCTCGTCTGGCTGAAGAAAGCGACGCGCCAGCCAGCGTCGATTAGATGCGCGACGGTCGCAAACCCGATCCCGGTTGCCCCGCCGGTGACGACCGCAACGCCCATTGATTTGGTGTTTTCTGTCGTCATCAAACGGAACCCACGTCGCGCACGACGTTCTGGTCAACCGCGCCGCCGAAAAGGGAAAGAGCAGGATGGGCGTTGGGGGCGGCGACGACCTTGACTAGCCACGGCCTTTCAGAGGCGAGCGCCTCGAGAGCAGGCCCTATGTCGTCCGGTACCCTGACGACGGTCGCGCCGCAACCGCACGCCCGGGCGATTGCTGCGTGGTCGACTGGAGCGAAATGGCAGGCGCTCGTACAGGGTCCTAACGGCATTGCTTCGGCATGCCTTTGGAAGCCGAGCACGCCATTCTTTAGCACGATTACGACGACGGACACGCAGTTGCGTACCATCGGCGCGGCGGCGCCACAGGTCGATGTGTTGGAGGATTTGACAAAGAGCGTTGATCGTGACCGCAGCATGGACCACGAGGCACAGCGCCTCGTAGGTGCAACCGACCTCGGTTGGATCGACGCCGATATGGATGTTGCACGCGCCAGGCGTGATCTGGCGCCAACTGTCTGTTCCATTCTGGTTGGTGCGCGTTCCGACAGGCTCGCCTTGAAAGCCTCCGGAAGTGATGGCACGAGGATGGCCGCGGGCGGCCCGTTTTGGGTGGTAACCACTGCAATCCTGCTTAAGACGCGTTCAAAGTCGTCTGCCATGGCGCCCCCCATCTTCTCCTGCCGGTAGGCGAGCTGGCGGGATGCCAATCGTACCGCAGGCGAGGAGGACGGCAGACGGCAGGCTCTGGCCAAACAAGGGCTTCAACGCACGCGCGATCGCCTGTGCGACGGTTTCTTCCATGATCTAACCCGTGATAGTGTCGAGGAGCGCCGCGCGCTGAATTAGGAAGCGGTCGAAAGCATTTGCGACGAAGGCGATCTCATCCTCCCCCATCGGTGTTGAGAGGCAAGCGGCGGCCGCTTTGGGCAGAATGATGCCTTCCGTGGCGAAGAAGCGAGTTAATTCCGTCATCACGGCCACCTCCTGTAGGGTAAGGAAACTTTCTCGGAACTCTCGCGGCGGCTTGCGCCGCGGGTGAAGGCGAAAGAGGGAAGTGGCTCCAGTGACGCTGAAAGGGGCGCCGTGCCGCGCGATGATGCGTTCGAGCCCGTTTCGCAGTTTGTCCCCCAGCCGCTCGAGGTAATCGAAGGCAGCGCGGTCGAGGGCTTCCATCGCGGCGAGTCCTGCTGCCATCGAGAGCGGATTGGCTGAAAAGGTGCCGCCCTGCGGCAGAGCAGGACCGCCTGATGCGGCCTCGAAGACTGCCATCACCTCGCTGCGGCCTCCGATCGCGCCGATGGGGAGCCCGCCGCCAATGATCTTGCCGAGCGCGAAGAGATCGGGGGCGAGCCCATAGAGCGCAGAGGCGCCTTCGTAACCCTGTCGGAGGTTGAGAACCTCGTCGCTGATAACAAGGATACCGTGACGACGGGCCGTCTCTTGGATGGCGGATACGAAATCCGGCGTGGGCGAAATGAGCCCACTGCGGCTCGGCATGGGATCAACGAGGACGGCTGCGAGACGCCCTGCATGTTCCGTGATCAGCCGGCGCGCGCCCTCGGCGTTGTTGAAGCGCAAAATCACAACGTCATCGAGCACAGCTGGCGGCATGCCGCGATAAGAAAGAGTGGGGGCGGGATGTTCGGGATCGCCCCACGTTTGAGGCGTTGCAGCCTGGCTGACCTCGACCCAGTCGTAGGCGCCGTGATAGGCTCCCTCGATCTTGGCAATGGCGGGACGTCCCGTGAACGCCCGCGCCGCCTTAATCGCAAACATGACCGCCTCGGTACCGGTATTGACGAAGCGGATGCGGTCAAGATGCGGAATTCGGGCGCAGAGAAGCTCAGCAAGATCGATTTCAATCTCGGTCGGGTTGGCGAAGCAGCATCCGCTTCTGAGCTGCTGCGTCACGGCCTCGATCACGGGCGGGAAGGCGTGGCCATGGATGAGGGTCGTGAAGTTGCCGTTGAGGTCTAGGAGACGACGGCCATCAACGTCGACAAGAAACGCACTCTCTCCGTGATGCATGTAGCGGGGAATGGGATCGCGCTCGATAGTGATCCGCGTGGTGCCGTCCGGGAAAACCCTGCGCGCCCGGCCGAAAGTCTCGGCAGAACGGGGTCCGACGAGCGGAGGGGGGGGCAGGGCTGGTTGCTCTAACACCGCGGCTATCCTCTTGCTGTGGCCTGGGAATTACTCGCGCGACATAGCCGCCGCAAAAAATCAGAAGACAATTGTCCACCGCAGATAAGTTCAATTGCCTAGAGGTTCCCAGAAACAAAATTAGGTATCATTCACTTTGCGACGACCGCACTTGATTTTGCACTACAAGTTTCCTCTTCAATAGCTTCCCCTGGTGCGGCGACTTGAGGGGCTGATGATTGTCTTTGTTCACGGAAATGGAGAGATCGACCAACTGATTAAGTTCACCGCACGCTGAATTATCGCCTCGGTCCGGACACGGTCGGGTGAAGCGGCTATGACATGTCCCATGCGATCTCGATAGTCGCCTTTCCTCACGATAGGGGTATTGGGCTCGACACAAAATTGCACCTCTGCGACACCCGGTACAGCAGCAGCCTGACTGCCGCCATGGATCCAATCGACGATGCCATCACGGTCAGGAATTAGGACCCGGACGGCCACAATGTGTGAATGCCTTCTGCGCAAATCCCATTCGTGGCCGACGGCAAGCTTGATGTGTTCGGTGATAAGATCGACTCCATAAGCCAGCCGAACCAATTGAGAACCCGTCCCGCCCAAAAGTCGCGGATTCACTTCAATGACGACAGGGCCAAGCTTCGTCCACCGGAGTTCAACATTCGTGGGACCCCAGCCAAGGCCGAGAATTCGCAAGCAGCTCAGCGAAACGTCGGCGATTCGCTCGTGCTCGTCATCTGTCAGCGAGGCTGGCTGGGTGCCGCTATGAAAGACGAAATGCGGTGGGGGGCCGTAGTCAGCGGCGGCAATCGCAACGACCTCATTTCCCATTATCTGAGCGATATAATGCGGACCATTCGCGTATTCTTCAACAAGTATCCTCGGCGAAGATCGCCAAATGTGCTTCCCACCCAATAGGTAGGTGGTATGTTCGGCTAACTCATCGACGGTGCTGCATAATCGCACACCGATGCTGCCGCTGCCTATGGCTGGCTTCAGAATCACCGGCAGGCCGATCTCGGCGGCAGAGATTTCAACCTCCGCTGCATTCGCTGCTAAGCGATAAGCAGGTATTGGAATGCCGGCCTCCGCGAGGAGCTGACGTTGAGTAAATTTGTCGCAGCATTGTTCAATCGATGCGGGGTTCGGTCCCGGTAGATCGAAATGCAGGCAGAGCTTGCCAACTGTCGCGTAGATCGACTCGTCGTCGCCCGCAAAGCCAGTAATGCCAGCAATGTCATACGTCGCACGTAGCCGCGAACATTCGTGAATCAGCGCATCGAGATTGTCTGTATCGACACGGATTGTCTCGACACTTTCCGCCGCAAGGTAGTCATACCGAGCAGGATCAGCCGACAGGGTAATTGGATGGAAACCAAGACTCTGGGCCGCTTGGACGTATCGCAGACCAATTACCCTATGACCTTCAACTAGGATAAGCGCTCTCGTTGCTCTTGGCATCCATTTCTCCATTGCGAGCTGCGGCGGTCCGGGCGTAAACAGGGTATTAGCCTCTTTCAGCGCGCCTGACCTCAGATTTAAGATGAACCTATAACCTTCAGGGACTTGCGCTCGCAAAGATTCTATAAATTTATTTGAAGCATTTGTTGCATGTATTCGCGGAGCGTCTAGATACCTGAGTAATTCGTCCACACCGCCTAATCCGGTGAAGTCGATTTCGGCGGCCACATATCCCGACGCGGCGACCGCCATTTGCGTGAGCTTGTTTACGAAGAGGCGTCGGTTAGGGCACGGGTCTACAGCTCCGGGAGAGGATCGGCTTGAAAAGAGCTGCCGTTGGTGTGGCGCGCGAACGCGGTGATATACATACGACGCTTGAAACCGGCGAGCTCTTAAATGCGATGCACGATCGCCTGAGGCGTCCCTGCGGGGACGAGAGCCTAGCTATTCCGCTGATCGGGGTTGCACCGCTGGCTTAGCAAGGTGCGTCGTTCCCATTGAACGCTCGTCCCGTAAAGTCCCATCATGCGGCGAACCAATATTGACCACGAAGAACCGTGTGGCTAGTCAAAAGCTCACGAGGGGAATATCCGCTGCAAACGGCCGCCGTCTCCTCGATCGCGCTCCTCGATCGCGCCAAGATCGGCTGCACAACGCAGCGCACAGCGGATGGGCCGGCCAGAGGATAGCGGTATGCTGGGAGGTGTCCCCACCGAGGCTACCGAGAAAGCTGAAGGCTCTTGGAAGCGGGAGCTGCGCCAGGCCAATGAGATCCTGCGCAAGGCGATGCTTGGTTTGCGGTGGCGGAGTTCGATCGTCTTTAGAGACGATACTCGCCTTCCGCGGAGAAGAGGTTGGTCGAGCCGATCCGTCGATCTGAGGTGCTGCCGAACGCCGTGTCACATGGGATTCACTTGTCGCTGAGCTACCTGCAAGTTCCTTTTTTTGGCCTTATCCAAGTTCCTGCCGACTCCGTGCTTGTCTTCGCGGGTTCACCGTGGTTCCCGGTTACCAGCACGTTGCAACAAATGCTTCAAATAAATTTATAGAATCTTTGCGAGCGCAAGTCCCTGAAGGTTATAGGTTCATCTTAAATCTGAGGTCAGGCGCGCTGAAAGAGGCTAATACCCTGTTTACGCCCGGACCGCCGCAGCTCGCAATGGAGAAATGGATGCCAAGAGCAACGAGAGCGCTTATCCTAGTTGAAGGTCATAGGGGAATTGGTCTGCGATACGTCCAAGCGGCCCAGAGTCTTGGTTACCATCCAATTACCCTGTCGGCTGATCCTGCTCGGTATGACTACCTTGCGGCGGAAAGTGTCGAGACAATCCGTGTCGATACAGACAATCTCGATGCGCTGATTCACGAATGTTCGCGGCTACGTGCGACGTATGACATTGCTGGCATTACTGGCTTTGCGGGCGACGACGAGTCGATCTACGCGACAGTTGGCAAGCTCTGCCTGCATTTCGATCTACCGGGACCGAACCCCGCATCGATTGAACAATGCTGCGACAAATTTACTCAACGTCAGCTCCTCGCGGAGGCCGGCATTCCAATACCTGCTTATCGCTTAGCAGCGAATGCAGCGGAGGTTGAAATCTCTGCCGCCGAGATCGGCCTGCCGGTGATTCTGAAGCCAGTCATAGGCAGCGGCAGCATCGGTGTGCGATTATGCAGCACCGTCGATGAGTTAGCCGAACATACCACCTACCTATTGGGTGGGAAGCATATTTGGCGATCTTCACCGAGGATACTTGTTGAAGAATACGCGAATGGTCCAGACTACGGCGCTTACGCAATGGGAAATGAAATCGTTGGGATAGAGGCTGCTGTATATGGCGGCCAGCCGCATTTCGTCTGTAGTGAAGGAACCTTCCCAGCCCCGCTCATTGATGACGAGTACAAACTTATGGCCGATGTTTCGCTGAGTTGCTTGCGATCTCTCGGCCTTGGCTGGGGGCCAACCAGTATCCAATTCCGATGGACGACACGTGGTCCAGTCGTTATTGAAGTCAACCCGCGGCTTGGTGGTGGTCCTCAACCGGTTCATCTGGCTTACGGAGTCGACCTCGTCACCGAACACATCAAGCTTGTCATCGGTCGCGAATGTAACCTGCGCAAAAGCCATTCACATATCGCGGCCTGGCGCTCATTGTTTCCTGATCGCGATGGCATCCTCGATTGGATCCATGGCGGCAGTCAGGCTGCTGCTGTACCGGGTGTCGCCGAAGTCAAATTTTATGTTGAGCCCAAGACGCCGATCATCAGGAAGGGCGATTACCGAGACTCCATGGGGTACATTATCGCCGTTTCATCCAACCGTTCTCGGACAAAGTCGATACTCCAGCAAGCCATCGACCTAATCGACTGGTCGATCACACCATTTCCGACTGAACAGGAACAATAATCGGTTCCTCGTCTCTCCGCACCAGCGCAGATGTCCCAGCCAAAGAGTGATCGTTGCCGAACATTGGTGCGATTGAGAGCACGAAAGAGATGCGGAGCCATAGCTATACTTTGCGATCCGTGGCGAATCGCGATCGGTTGATTTTTGCTGATTCACAGAAGCCTCGTGCTTTGCTTTCCGCGACACGATCGTGAGTGGCGACTGATTACCTGCGCTCCAAAGGGGCTTTGCGCGAGCTAGGCTTCGCTTGATCAGGCGGCCGCCACCTGCTGAACAAGTCTCTCGGAGACATCTTGCAGCCAGATGACGTCGATATGGAAACTGCATTTGACCATGGCCGCTGGGCGTTCAATCGTCTGACTTCTCTAGCCGCGAGTTGAACAACAAGCACAGGACGATCAAGCCTCAGCGACCGGATTGTGCTGGCCAGTCTTAGCGGAGGCTGTGTCATTGTTGCGCGAATGCAAACCTCAAAAATCAATGGAGTAGACTCATGACGATC
This region of Mesorhizobium sp. M2A.F.Ca.ET.046.03.2.1 genomic DNA includes:
- the ectB gene encoding diaminobutyrate--2-oxoglutarate transaminase; this translates as MDTDAFTAHESSVRRYCRAFPTVFTKALGATIWDETGKPFIDFLVGSGALNYGHNNPDIMAPAIEYLVGENILLSLDMHTAAKRDFIEGFVDWILKPRGLSYKIQFPGPTGTNANEAALALARKYTGRSSVMAFTNAFHGMSLGSLAVSGSASTRELGGVARHDVIRVPYDGYPSQAFDSASYIDSVLSDPGSGIEKPAAIILETIQAEGGMNAASAAWLTEIQRICRTHGIVFIVDDIQAGAGRTGDFFSFESAKIEPDIVCLSKSLSGSGSPLSIVLIRPDLDIWKPGEHSGTFRGNNFAFVTAGAMCKMWSDRKFTAGVERTAVRLQTHLDRLVAKFPRYIEQKRGRGLMAGLKCRSPAVVGRVHDVAFENGLLIESSGPNRDVIKVLPPITITDAELDRGITILEHALQEQDNA
- a CDS encoding aminotransferase class I/II-fold pyridoxal phosphate-dependent enzyme: MSPVEFTAGAANASHFRNTASVIDRTRMHFERAHQRGLMGVYGRSLEGRAVMITEGERRGDTMADYVRCCYLGLDNHPAIVAGAVAAIKEYGSLHWSCARTRLNFGLVGELEGLLSQLFGARIITYSTVMIANMGALPIIASGHLTGGQRPVMVFDRLAHASLAFHKPVVAEETQVETIPHNDLDALEQLCRKHPIVAYVCDGVYSMGGFAPIEGLLELQEKYGLFLYIDDAHGISLFGESGEGFARSQLPNELGERTIVAASLAKGFGASGGMLMLGTAYQEELFRCYSIPHAFSASPNVAAVGAAMASAKIHRTSELRVRRDQLIDRIALFDDLINTDQRGAPLPIRMINVGDEFAAIDFAARLFDDGFYTSVTFFPTVARGHAGIRICLTASHDLSDLARLCNKIQIHGQSVFTATEEPH
- a CDS encoding tyrosine-type recombinase/integrase: MDAIGATTPVDIRDRALLLLATTGIRNGELRAIQLQDIDWRAGEVSVRRTKGKRDRVAPPLEETGAALADYVLRARPKVDSPYLFLSFTPPVAAFKCAFATWRG
- the fabG gene encoding 3-oxoacyl-ACP reductase FabG encodes the protein MTTENTKSMGVAVVTGGATGIGFATVAHLIDAGWRVAFFSQTRERVEAAAVDLRARFPAWNIHADTVDLRDERGVCRFFANVRERWGTVSALVCNAGYSPKGPNDQRVALGHMPLAKWDDVIRVNLTGAFLCCREVLPGMAEARQGRIVLISSLAARTQPKIAGASYVASKSALAGLARSIMSEYAGLGITVNTICPGRVLSNMTGPPERPGNRAALARIPIGRLGRPEDISRVIKFLVRSDSDFINGAIIDVNGGEFAPS
- a CDS encoding thiamine pyrophosphate-dependent enzyme: MLRSRSTLFVKSSNTSTCGAAAPMVRNCVSVVVIVLKNGVLGFQRHAEAMPLGPCTSACHFAPVDHAAIARACGCGATVVRVPDDIGPALEALASERPWLVKVVAAPNAHPALSLFGGAVDQNVVRDVGSV
- a CDS encoding aspartate aminotransferase family protein, with the protein product MLEQPALPPPPLVGPRSAETFGRARRVFPDGTTRITIERDPIPRYMHHGESAFLVDVDGRRLLDLNGNFTTLIHGHAFPPVIEAVTQQLRSGCCFANPTEIEIDLAELLCARIPHLDRIRFVNTGTEAVMFAIKAARAFTGRPAIAKIEGAYHGAYDWVEVSQAATPQTWGDPEHPAPTLSYRGMPPAVLDDVVILRFNNAEGARRLITEHAGRLAAVLVDPMPSRSGLISPTPDFVSAIQETARRHGILVISDEVLNLRQGYEGASALYGLAPDLFALGKIIGGGLPIGAIGGRSEVMAVFEAASGGPALPQGGTFSANPLSMAAGLAAMEALDRAAFDYLERLGDKLRNGLERIIARHGAPFSVTGATSLFRLHPRRKPPREFRESFLTLQEVAVMTELTRFFATEGIILPKAAAACLSTPMGEDEIAFVANAFDRFLIQRAALLDTITG